A single region of the Oryzias latipes chromosome 21, ASM223467v1 genome encodes:
- the tspear gene encoding thrombospondin-type laminin G domain and EAR repeat-containing protein, with amino-acid sequence MEAMSFQLQMVQSRGSRGFRLTGTMATATSFPASQIFTNCNYFPAEFSLVATLKILRLKHKTSEYIFSMVKEGPDLLLLGLRVSENHLHLVIMSPGLGRRSRVTFRDINLDDNRWHTVVLAVTGQHATLTIDCRPPLEIKQIQSFPSALSTKGSRFFIGSRGQWRGRFTGLLRQLVLLPGSDARPRLCPNSEPSLAELSVPHVLKSTPLQPDGQGPLYPYGCCAPEAETRVTVGDHPPCSKREHGQLWFNTQSKGLFICDGLMWKTLLQSKERLDYVEDYEDLYTRSKTLDIEVFSIPSEGLFMAAANKSRLISDLHFSSCRDSRLGSGIFRWKNGSFHFYQNISTQEARAWKHFTIDDKTFLVVADLREVEPELSVIYRWNKRRRRFVRYQALETHGAQDWEAFQIHNNSFLVVANHRARDFNYNIHSVIYRWNPDTKLFEVNQTLQTTGAFDWEFFTVGPYHFLVVANTFDGRTTTISSTIYVWLDGHFKSFQNITTVGATDWEAFQIDGRFFLVVANSHKFADTGQSLYSLNSTVYELNSLTQTFIRFQEILTHSALDWEFFIIGDEKFLVVANSHDGSSYSLNSIIYRWQGYEGFVPVHSLPTFGCRDWEHFRTDEGSFLIYSSATSRLSKVFRLRTY; translated from the exons ATGGAAGCCATGTCCTTCCAGCTGCAGATGGTTCAGTCCAGAGGATCCAGAGGGTTCAGGCTGACTGGCACCATGGCCACAGCCACGAGTTTCCCCGCTTCACAGATTTTCACCAACTGTAACTATTTTCCAGCTGAGTTCTCCTTGGTTGCCACCCTGAAGATCTTAAGATTGAAACACAAG ACAAGTGAATACATCTTCTCCATGGTGAAGGAGGGCCCAGATTTGCTGCTGCTTGGGTTACGTGTCTCTGAGAACCACCTCCATCTGGTGATCATGTCTCCAGGTCTTGGTAGGCGGAGCAGAGTGACCTTTAGGGACATCAACTTAGACGATAACAGGTGGCACACTGTGGTTCTTGCTGTCACCGGACAGCATGCCACGCTGACCATCGACTGCAGGCCGCCTCTGGAGAT TAAACAGATCCAGTCGTTTCCCAGCGCTCTCAGTACCAAAGGTTCAAGGTTCTTCATCGGCAGCAGGGGCCAGTGGAGAGGCCGCTTCACT GGTCTGCTGCGGCAGCTGGTCCTGCTACCAGGTTCGGACGCCAGACCAAGACTGTGCCCCAACTCTGAACCCAGTCTGGCTGAGCTGTCCGTTCCACATGTCCTGAAGTCCACACCTCTCCAGCCGGACGGCCAGGGACCGCTTTATCCATACG GGTGTTGTGCACCAGAAGCTGAAACTCGAGTGACAGTGGGAGACCATCCTCCATGTTCAAAACGAGAACATGGCCAGCTGTGGTTCAACACCCAAAGCAAGGGTCTGTTCATCTGTGACGGGCTGATGTGGAAAACGCTGCTGCAGA GTAAAGAGCGTCTGGACTACGTGGAGGATTACGAGGACCTGTACACTCGCTCCAAAACCTTAGACATCGAGGTCTTCTCCATCCCATCTGAAGGCCTGTTCATGGCGGCTGCCAATAA ATCCCGTCTCATTAGTGACCTTCATTTCTCCTCCTGCAGGGACTCCAGGCTCGGATCAGGTATCTTTAGATGGAAAAACGGCTCGTTCCACTTTTACCAGAACATCAGCACTCAGGAGGCCAGAGCCTGGAAGCACTTTACCATTGATGACAAG ACTTTCCTGGTGGTGGCAGACTTGAGGGAAGTGGAGCCTGAGCTGTCCGTCATCTATCGGTGGAACAAGAGGCGGCGGCGTTTCGTCCGTTATCAGGCTCTGGAGACTCATGGAGCTCAAGACTGGGAGGCTTTCCAGATCCACAACAATAGCTTCCTGGTGGTGGCCAATCATAGAG CCAGAGACTTCAACTACAACATCCACAGTGTGATCTACAGGTGGAACCCTGACACAAAG CTCTTTGAGGTGAACCAAACTCTTCAAACAACTGGAGCATTTGATTGGGAGTTTTTTACCGTTGGACCGTACCACTTTCTGGTGGTAGCCAATACCTTTGATGGTCGGACTACAACTATCAGCTCCACTATATACGTCTGGTTGGATGGCCACTTCAAGAGCTTCCAAAACATCACG acaGTCGGAGCCACAGACTGGGAGGCGTTCCAGATTGACGGCAGGTTCTTCCTCGTGGTCGCCAACAGCCACAAGTTTGCAGACACGGGCCAGAGTTTGTACAGTCTCAACTCCACAGTGTACGAGCTCAACTCACTGACCCAGACCTTTATCCGCTTCCAGGAGATCCTCACTCACAG TGCTCTGGACTGGGAGTTCTTCATCATTGGAGACGAGAAGTTCTTGGTTGTTGCAAACTCTCATGACGGCAGCTCCTACTCTCTGAACAGCATTAtctacag GTGGCAGGGTTACGAGGGCTTTGTCCCTGTCCACAGTCTCCCCACGTTCGGCTGCAGAGACTGGGAGCACTTCCGCACAGATGAAGGCTCCTTCCTCATCTACTCCAGCGCCACGTCCCGCCTGAGCAAGGTGTTCCGACTCCGGACATACTGA